A single region of the Nicotiana sylvestris chromosome 6, ASM39365v2, whole genome shotgun sequence genome encodes:
- the LOC138871331 gene encoding uncharacterized protein: MEEELKKITGRVQSVEGGKDIEGVGKNEQICIKLFMQSLIGDALSWYISQDPKKWVSWVSMASDFKDRFRFNTENAPDVFYIQNLKKKLTKTFREYATRWR, from the exons ATGGAGGAGGAACTCAAGAAGATCACTGGCAGAGTTCAAAGTGTCGAAGGTGGTAAAGACATTGAAG GAGTGGGCAAAAATGAACAAATATGCATAAAACTATTCATGCAAAGCCTCataggagatgctttgtcttggtatattagTCAGGACCCAAAGAagtgggttagttgggtaagcatggcgtcagacTTCAAggacagattcaggttcaacacggaaaatgcaccagatgttttctacattcaaaacCTCAAGAAAAAGCTAACAAAAacctttcgcgagtatgctactcgttggagatag
- the LOC138871332 gene encoding uncharacterized protein, which translates to MPTGKLAEWQILFTEFDIIYVTQKVVKRQALADHLAENPVDGEYKPLKTYFPDDKVSFVVEDIAQAYDGWRMSFDGAANFKGVGIEAILVSNTSQHYLIPANLMFPNTNNMAEYEACILGLRLAIDMNVHELLVIGESDLLVHQVLGEWATKNTKNISIFVLCSRADQEVHEVPKLGHELLHDFENHV; encoded by the coding sequence atgcctactggTAAGTTAGCAGAGTGGCAAATACTGTTTACagagttcgacatcatctatgtaactcagaaagtAGTCAAACGGCAAGCGTTGGCAGATCATCTGGCAGAGAATCCTGTAGACGGAGAATACAAACcgttgaaaacgtattttcctgatgataaGGTATCATTTGTAGTAGAAGATATCGCTCAggcatatgatggttggagaatgtccTTCGACGGAGccgcaaacttcaaaggagtgggtatcGAAGCTATCTTAGTATCAAACACTAGCCAACACTATCTGATTCCCGCAAACCTCATGTTTCCaaacaccaacaatatggcagaatatgaagcttgcatcttgGGACTAAggttggccattgacatgaatgttcacGAGCTGCTGGTAATTGGAGAGTCCGATCTTTTGGTGCACCAGGTTCtaggagaatgggctacgaagAACACAAAAAATATTTCCATATTTGTACTGTGTTCAAGAGCTGATCAAGAGGTTcacgaggtccccaaattaggacacgaattattGCATGACTTCGAAAATCATGTTTAA